From the Vanacampus margaritifer isolate UIUO_Vmar chromosome 14, RoL_Vmar_1.0, whole genome shotgun sequence genome, the window TGCTTTACTTGCATCTGCGGCCCCCGCGCCGGCCCCTCCCGCTCTCCTTGCTGTGCTGCGCCAAGACGGTAAGATGGCCGCCTGCTTTGAATGCGGAGGCGTCACACATGTCTGCGTTTTTCACATTCGCACGTTTTCTATTCCAATTTGAGTGCAAACATTGCCGGCGGACGGAGCTTTATGCAAATCGCTTTGTAATTTTACCGGCATTGAAATGaactgagagagaaaaaaaacgcacaTCATGAAAATGCATCTCACTTATAAAAGCCATCcgcttttttctctttttttttatgagaaaaagaaaatcagtgGGCGATTGTGTAAGAAAACCAAAAAGGCTTTTAATAACGTTGACCGGGTTTCAAAGTCCTCCGAAGTCCCCCCGGGCGAGTGTCGGAGTGTCAACTTTGACCTTTTGAATGTTTGTGTCGTGTTTTCGCAGCTGCTGAGTTTGAGCTTGGCTTCGTTGAGCCTCCTGGAGATTTTCTACCTGCTGGTGAAGAAGAAGGACGACCTCCGCAGTCACGCCGTCTTCCTGCTCGGCCCGCTCGTCCGATCGCTCACGCTCGtacggccgccgccgccgccgttgcGCGCACGCGGGTTTTGCAAATGTGTTGTGGCCGGCAGGTTCTGGCCGTGGTCGTCGTCCACGTGGAGAGGAGGAAAGGCAGCCGCTCGTCCGTCCCGCTCTTCCTCTTCTGGTGTCTTCTGCTTCTTTGCGCCGTCCTTCCTCTCAAGGGGGCCGTGGAGCAGATCCTCCTTCAGGTGCGTCTGCAGATCCTCCTTCGGGTGCGTCTGCAGATCCTCCTTCGGGTGCGTCTGCAGATCCTCCTTCGGGTGCGTCTGCAGATCCTCCTTCAGGTGCGAACGGAGGATTTTGCACACCGAGCAGGTCGACGCGTGGAGACAAAAACAGGATCCATGACAACTTTGTTAGCGCGGCTGTCGGCTATTCCTTTGcttgttagcatcaagctaacgGCTCTTCCAAAGATCACGCGCTGCGCGTGCTTGTTTCCAATCCACTTcctggttgtttttgttttgcgttGGCAACTGGGCGTGGCCGTATCCATAGCAACAGGCATGACGCGATGACCTTTTGACACCGGCGGCTTCCCTGTTGGTCAGCTTCCAAAAATCACTTGAAGGACaattctttttcatttcacGCGGCTCTGCGAAAACCTTTGCGTGCGCTTGCCACGTGGCTGCCAATTCTGGCGGGCACGTGGCGGCACGTTGGCGCCGTTCGCTCGCCCCACCCAACCGTTTTGCTTGCAAGCAGGCGTCGCGGAACGCGACACGGCCAACAAAAATGGACCTCAAACCTTCTCCACACGCTCTCAAGTCAAAATGGACCCATTTGGTTTTCCCAGGGTTGAGACACCCCCATCttacctttgtttttgtttttttgggggcggggcttgGATTTTTTGTTTGCTCATGCTAACACGCGCTTTCCCTTTCAGGGCTTTTGGTCGGACGGCGTCCGTTTTGTGGCCTTTTTCATCACTTTTTCCCTTCAAGTCATCCAAGTGGTGCTGAGCGGCTTCTCGGACCGGCGACCAATCGGCGCCCGCCGCGTTGAGGTAGTGAAAAGACACCGCTGTTGAGCTGTATTTCTTTTTCGTCAGCTCGCCACTCACGTCGGCGCTTTTGTTGGTCTGGCTGCTTTCAGAACGCGTGTCCCGAAGAAGACGCCTCCTTCCTTtccaacttcttcttcttttggttCAGCGGGTACGAAAGTCCGCCGCGATTGCCGCGGGAGAGGCGACGCTCGTCTGTCCGGCAGTCGAGCGGCGACCGCTCTTGCGTCTCAAGTCTCAACTCCTTTTCAACACTTTCAAGCCGTCAACATTTGCAAAACAATTTCAGGCGTGTTGGCCATGAATTTCCAGACCtcccaaatcaaaataaatgagCCGAGAAAGACATTTCGCTCGTTCAGACGCCGGCGGATTTTGGTCAGctagtgaaaaaaacaaaaaccgaaTGCAAGATGAGTTGTAAGCAGAATTCCGTCCGTCATTAAGTGCAATTATGGCAACGATGCAGCAAAAGACGACTTCAACAAAACAAGATGTAAACCTGAACTCGACTTACAAACATCTAAAAACGAAAAATCTACTGAGCAACCGAAAGCACGTTTTTGCCGTTTTCAAATTCTGCCGGACCGCAACGTTGATTTGAAGCTGCAGAATGTTTTGGCCCTGATCTGAATGTGACCTTTTGTGACCTTTCGTGCCGCAGTCTGGTGATTCGAGGCTTCCGGCGCCCCCTGGAGGCAGCCGACTTGTGGCCGCTGCGGGACCAGGACACGTCGGAGCGGATCATGAGCGAGCTGGAAGCCGCCTGGACGCCAAAACGGGCGCCGCAgcggtgagaaaaaaactcttcaATCCATTTTTGAGTCGTGTTGAGGGAAAAAAGCCCAAAAAGTGCCACGCGTCAATCGACGGGTCGGCGCTGGGATGTTGCAGGTTTTATTTCAATGTGAGAAAAatatcacacaaaaaagaagaagtaataaAAGTCATCAGCCGACTTTTTAACGTGTTTTGCGATGTCGGCTACTTTTGAATGCAAAAACGTCTAAAAAATGTCACATGAtataaagcatgtttttttgttgctatcAAATCAATCCACCATTCGGGCGaccaatcacacttttttttcgaATGACATCCTCGTTTGATCCCGAATTCCTCGTCTGGGCTTGACGGGACGCACGCAGGACGTCGAGGTCGTCGGCGTCATCGGAGAAAAGCCGGCTGCTGAGCAAGCCCCAGAGAAGGCGGAGCCACATTTCCTTGTTGCTGTGCGCTTTGGGGCGGAGCTTCGGACCCTACTTCCTGACGGGGACCTTGTGTCTGCTCTTGCACGACGCCTTCATGTTTGCCGTCCCGCAGGTGCTCAGGTTGGTCGCCAGAACGTCTGGAATTCAACCCTGCCATGGAGGGGGCGGGCGATGGATGGCGTCGCTAACGCTAACGCTAGTTGTGCGCCCGCAGCCTCCTGCTGGGCTTCATGCGGGACGAGGACGCGGCCGCCTGGAAGGGCTTCCTGTTCGCCGTCCTGCTCTTCCTGCTGTCTTGCCTGCAGTCGCTGCTCAACCATCAGTTCATGTACCGAAGCTTCACGCTGGGAATGCGTCTCAAGAGCGCCGTCATGGCGCTCGTCTACAGGAAGGTCAgcgtcgccgccgccgtcgtcgccgccgccgcctcgatTGAGAGGACGCGGCGCACACCCGCATGCTCGCTCCCGGTGCTCGGGATCGAGCTCGCTCGCTAGTtggcacaaggggctaaagccaaaatgtggcaggCCTTCGCCTTTGTGGACCTGCCTTTGCCACCCCTGATGTTGGCAAAGCAGCCAAAGCGTGTTTGTGTCGTTGCAGTGCCTGGTGATGAGCAGCGCCGCTCGCCGTCAGTGCACGGTCGGAGAAATGGTCAACCTGATTTCCGTGGACACGCAGAAGATGATGGACTTTGTGGTTTACGTCAACAGTTTGTGGGCGGCGCCCATCGAGATCGCGCTGTGCTTTTACTTCCTGTCCAACGTAAGACAAAACGCCTTTTTGGGAAAAACGCCGGTTATTGACGAGTTGCCGCTTGACCGGCAGCTGCTGGGTTTGTCGGCGTTGGCCGGCATCGGCGCCGTCGTCCTGATCTTCCCTCTGAACGGACTCATCGCCAAGCTGAGGAGCAAGCTGCAGGTGAGGTCGGCGTCGGCGGGGGCGTCGTTTCGAGCGCGGCGACGCCCTCCCAGCGCCAACGCTTTCTTTCAGGAAGTGCAGCTGGACGTGATGGACGCTCGCATCAAGCTGATGAACGAGATCGTGAGCGGCGTGAAGATCCTCAAATTCTACGGCTGGGAGGACGCCTTCTTGCGTCGCGTTGGCGTGCTGCGAGATGGCGAGCTGGCCGCCCTGAAGAAGTCGCAAGTCCTCTACTCGGTCTCGCTGGCGTCCTTCAACTCGTCCTCCTTCCTGGTGAGCTTCTTTTCTTCCAGCGAACGTTCGGAGCCTCCTTTTGGAATGACGACTCCTCACCAGTCCAAGAATTGCAAGCCCGCCGCACGCCGCCCGCCGCGCTGCCTCGTATTTGCTGACCTGCCTGGACTTCAGATGACGTTGACGGGCCGATGACGACGCGCGCGTTCTACTGCCACACTTTTGCGACACACATTTTGGACCTCTTGAATTCTGCTGCACGATCACGTTGCGAGCAACCGGCAgcgccgtccgtccgtccatcttcCCCACAAAGTTGAGAAATGTCCGCAGCTGAGCGAATATTCTGGCCCGTTTGCGTTCCAAAACGGAGCCGAACGCAATTGCAGCCTTCGGCGCGACCCTCCGTTGACAACGACGCTGACCTCGCGACCCCATTTTTAGTTTGCGTTGATGTTCGTTGAAGCAACGTCGACGCGTCTCGTCTTTTCTGGCCGCAGGTGGCGTTTGCCGTGTTCGCCGTTTACGTGCTGATGGACGAGCGCAACGTTCTGGACGCGCAGAAGATCTTCGTGTCGGTGGCGCTCATCAACATCCTGAAAACGCCTTTGAGTCAACTTCCTTTCGCCATCAGCACCACCTTGCAGGCAAGTCCACGAACGCGTCCTGGTCTTGTCCCGCCCCAACTCGGTCCTTCCTGACCGCGTGGGCCCAATCAGGCTTTTGTTTCTCTGCGCCGTTTGGGGAACTTCCTGTGCCAAGATGAGCTCAAGTCGGACCACGTGGAAAAACTTCCCTTTTCCGACGGTACATTCGCCGCCGCCGCTCGTCATCGGCCCTCGCCGACTCACAAAGCACTTTTTGTCCTCTTCAGATGGCGACGCGGTTGTGATCCAAGATGGCCACTTCGCTTGGTCCCACGACGGCGCACCGTGCTTGCAAGGGATCAACTTGAAGGTGGCAATGCTTTCTTTTTGCAAATTGAAATCGTAGACGAGAGACGGGAGCCGTTTTGGGTTTGCTTTCTTATCAGTCTGCTCGTCACGGTTCGTTTTCCTTCATTTGCAATCTAGCCATGCTAATGTAGCGTTAGCTTCCTGGTTAGCCTTGAGATGTCCCTGCCGCATGCTTGCAGCGGTGACAACCTTGAACGTTTTGGAAACGCCagaaacaaaaaacttcaattTCGCGATGCCATTTTGCAACCTGTGAAAGATTTTCACTAAGACACGACTTGAGGCAGTCACAAGAAGGCGTCATGGCAGCAACGAGCACATTCGTCTGCGTCTGCGCGACTCACCGCCGCATGTGAAGGCAACGTTGCGCACGACGAGCACCGACAACAAAATCCTTTTCCTTTCTGGAACTCGCTTCTGTTTGCTTGCCTTCCACTTGCACTTCCAGTTCCATCACTCCAACCTTCACTTTGCGGCATTCTTACAAATTTGACACGGTTGAAACCATTTAAGCGAACTGTCAAACGTTCTCTTCAATATGGCGACGTGCACCACCGCCGTCCTCTATTTTGACTTTTGCGTCTCTTGCCGAGTCGACCTTTTGTCGAACGCGCGACGGACGCGTTCGAGACGCGCGTCGCGCTTAACCTTCACCTGCAAAATGAGCCAACCCGGCGACGTGTGAATCTTTCCGAAGGTGAGGAGCGGCGCGCTGGTGGCCGTGGTCGGCCACGTGGGATCGGGGAAGTCCTCGCTGCTGTCGGCCATCTTGGGAGAGACGGCGAGGAGGCGGGGCTCCGTCTCGGTCAGAGTGAGTTTGCCAACTCAAATCTTCCAGACCGGAAGCCGATGATTTGACCTTTTGTTGTCGTCGTTGGCAAATGTGAGCGTTGGAGCGACGGCGTTTGTGGCGTTTGCGTGCGCAGGGTTCGGTGGCGTACGTCCCCCAGCAGGCCTGGATTCAAAACGCCACCGTGGAGGAGAACATTTTGTTCGGCCTGGAGCGCAAGGAGAGCTGGTACCACCGCGTTCTGGAGGCCTGCGCCATGTTGCCGGATCTGGAAGTGCTCCCGGCGGGCGACGCCACCGAGATTGGGGAGAAGGTGCGAATCTGCCGCTTTCGCTTCTCTTTTGGAACGCACGCTTTGTTGTGTGGCAAATACAAACGAAGCGAGCGAGTGACGTTTCTCAACAATTCACCGTCCGTTCCTCGTGTTTGTCCGCCACCATTTGAAGTCGTCGTATCTGCTCCATTTCGTCCCTTTTCTTcgccgccgtcgtcgtcgtcgtcgtctggATTTCTTCCACGATTGCCTCCCGGTGGTCTCGATTGAGGGGCTCCACTTTCTACTATTTTCTCCTTCTGGCTTTCTCGCTCGCCGCAAGTCACGTGTTTCCCAAACGCGGAGCTTGCTGACGATCCtatttcagctgtgttggagaagggaagcaTCCAAAGCCTGCAGGAATCCGGCCCTCCATTGGGACCCTTTTGGTCTCATTCTCCAGATGTTCCGTTTCCATATCGTGACAAGTTTTGTCTTCATCCGAGCAGGCGCGTCAGTCGCACCCGTTGAAATGTTCCTTTTTGCGAGTGGCGCGGACGGCCGATGACGGCGTTTCCCGTCCGCAGGGCCTGAACTTGTCCGGCGGTCAGAAGCAGAGAATCAGCTTGGCTCGGGCCGTTCACAGGAAGTCGGACGTGTACCTGCTGGACGACCCGCTGTCGGCCGTGGACGCGCAGGTGGGCCGGCACATCTTCGACCGAGTCATCGGGCCGCAAGGACTTCTGAAGAACAAGGTGGAGAAGACGACGGCGGTGGCGGCGCGGGCCGGCAGTTGTGATGTCTTTGCTTTTGTTGTGCTCAGACGCGCGTTCTGGTCACGCACAGTCTGGGCCTGGCGTCCCGAGCCGACTTGGTGCTGGTGATGGAGGACGCCCGCGTGTCCGAGATGGGCTCGTACTCGCAACTGTTGGAGCGCGAGGGAGCGTTTGCCAAACTCATCCACAACTTTAGCGCAACGCAGCCCCGGGAAAGCTCCGCCCCCAAACGCGG encodes:
- the LOC144064014 gene encoding multidrug resistance-associated protein 1-like isoform X7; this translates as MTHACYLSRRRDKGRALKSGAEAATDSSKIRCDDPTAMEDLCRLAGLDPLWDWNATWHTSKPELTRCFQLTVLVCLPCVFLWTCCPLYLLYLHLRPPRRPLPLSLLCCAKTLLSLSLASLSLLEIFYLLVKKKDDLRSHAVFLLGPLVRSLTLVLAVVVVHVERRKGSRSSVPLFLFWCLLLLCAVLPLKGAVEQILLQGFWSDGVRFVAFFITFSLQVIQVVLSGFSDRRPIGARRVENACPEEDASFLSNFFFFWFSGLVIRGFRRPLEAADLWPLRDQDTSERIMSELEAAWTPKRAPQRTSRSSASSEKSRLLSKPQRRRSHISLLLCALGRSFGPYFLTGTLCLLLHDAFMFAVPQVLSLLLGFMRDEDAAAWKGFLFAVLLFLLSCLQSLLNHQFMYRSFTLGMRLKSAVMALVYRKCLVMSSAARRQCTVGEMVNLISVDTQKMMDFVVYVNSLWAAPIEIALCFYFLSNLLGLSALAGIGAVVLIFPLNGLIAKLRSKLQEVQLDVMDARIKLMNEIVSGVKILKFYGWEDAFLRRVGVLRDGELAALKKSQVLYSVSLASFNSSSFLVAFAVFAVYVLMDERNVLDAQKIFVSVALINILKTPLSQLPFAISTTLQAFVSLRRLGNFLCQDELKSDHVEKLPFSDDGDAVVIQDGHFAWSHDGAPCLQGINLKVRSGALVAVVGHVGSGKSSLLSAILGETARRRGSVSVRGSVAYVPQQAWIQNATVEENILFGLERKESWYHRVLEACAMLPDLEVLPAGDATEIGEKGLNLSGGQKQRISLARAVHRKSDVYLLDDPLSAVDAQVGRHIFDRVIGPQGLLKNKTRVLVTHSLGLASRADLVLVMEDARVSEMGSYSQLLEREGAFAKLIHNFSATQPRESSAPKRVSRKSLSRLSFTDFSIDLSQEQLISCDMSGGASVQLAGLHEDSPSGSWGKVTRPDTARVGRVKLRVYADYFGTVGLTFITTIVFLCAFQQAASLAYSCWLSLWADERPVNGTQMDHALRLGVFGALGLTQGAAMFGATLAVALGGIVASRQLHADLLADVLRSPMSFFEATPSGNLLNRFSKEMDAIDCMIPEGLKMLLAYVFKLLEVCVIVVVATPISGLALLPLAALYVFIQVCVRVCAAAGVAAFSRCGFAELLRGGVVPAAPSGGGQPLAHLQPLQRDGAGRRRHPGLPTAGTFCAAGPSTHRQEPGSVFPPICGYQMARRQSGVSGQSSGSGRRHPVGAKSGPAQSGRRGFGAVPLAAEFNFVPFDELAMLAAILSPRDGDRALVPQVTAILSWMVRSWTDVENNIVSVERVKEYADTPKEASRLTGDAHLPPDWPATGSIRFEDYGLQYRKGLDWALKGISVDIRDKEKVGIVGRTGAGKSSLALALFRILEASGGRIRMDDVDIAHVGLADLRSRITIIPQDPVLFSGSLRMNLDPFDVCSDQELWRALELAHLSGFVRALPDRLQHQCCEGGENLSVGQRQLLCLARALLRKSKILLLDEATAAVDLEMDHLIQSTLRTHFKHCTVLTIAHRLNTVMDCDRILVMERGAIVEADAPARLLQQQGHFYGMCQQAGLL
- the LOC144064014 gene encoding multidrug resistance-associated protein 1-like isoform X11; the encoded protein is MTHACYLSRRRDKGRALKSGAEAATDSSKIRCDDPTAMEDLCRLAGLDPLWDWNATWHTSKPELTRCFQLTVLVCLPCVFLWTCCPLYLLYLHLRPPRRPLPLSLLCCAKTLLSLSLASLSLLEIFYLLVKKKDDLRSHAVFLLGPLVRSLTLVLAVVVVHVERRKGSRSSVPLFLFWCLLLLCAVLPLKGAVEQILLQGFWSDGVRFVAFFITFSLQVIQVVLSGFSDRRPIGARRVENACPEEDASFLSNFFFFWFSGLVIRGFRRPLEAADLWPLRDQDTSERIMSELEAAWTPKRAPQRTSRSSASSEKSRLLSKPQRRRSHISLLLCALGRSFGPYFLTGTLCLLLHDAFMFAVPQVLSLLLGFMRDEDAAAWKGFLFAVLLFLLSCLQSLLNHQFMYRSFTLGMRLKSAVMALVYRKCLVMSSAARRQCTVGEMVNLISVDTQKMMDFVVYVNSLWAAPIEIALCFYFLSNLLGLSALAGIGAVVLIFPLNGLIAKLRSKLQEVQLDVMDARIKLMNEIVSGVKILKFYGWEDAFLRRVGVLRDGELAALKKSQVLYSVSLASFNSSSFLVAFAVFAVYVLMDERNVLDAQKIFVSVALINILKTPLSQLPFAISTTLQAFVSLRRLGNFLCQDELKSDHVEKLPFSDDGDAVVIQDGHFAWSHDGAPCLQGINLKVRSGALVAVVGHVGSGKSSLLSAILGETARRRGSVSVRGSVAYVPQQAWIQNATVEENILFGLERKESWYHRVLEACAMLPDLEVLPAGDATEIGEKGLNLSGGQKQRISLARAVHRKSDVYLLDDPLSAVDAQVGRHIFDRVIGPQGLLKNKTRVLVTHSLGLASRADLVLVMEDARVSEMGSYSQLLEREGAFAKLIHNFSATQPRESSAPKRVSRKSLSRLSFTDFSIDLSQEQLISCDMSGGASVQLAGLHEDSPSGSWGKVTRPDTARVGRVKLRVYADYFGTVGLTFITTIVFLCAFQQAASLAYSCWLSLWADERPVNGTQMDHALRLGVFGALGLTQGAAMFGATLAVALGGIVASRQLHADLLADVLRSPMSFFEATPSGNLLNRFSKEMDAIDCMIPEGLKMLLAYVFKLLEVCVIVVVATPISGLALLPLAALYVFIQSFYVAASCQLRRLEAVSRSPIYSHFNETVQGVGVIRAFRQQERFVRQAHRRIDKNQEAYFPRFVATRWLAVNLEFLGNLLVLAAAILSVQSRDRLSPGVVGLALSHSLQVTAILSWMVRSWTDVENNIVSVERVKEYADTPKEASRLTGDAHLPPDWPATGSIRFEDYGLQYRKGLDWALKGISVDIRDKEKVGIVGRTGAGKSSLALALFRILEASGGRIRMDDVDIAHVGLADLRSRITIIPQDPVLFSGSLRMNLDPFDVCSDQELWRALELAHLSGFVRALPDRLQHQCCEGGENLSVGQRQLLCLARALLRKSKILLLDEATAAVDLEMDHLIQSTLRTHFKHCTVLTIAHRLNTVMDCDRILVMERGAIVEADAPARLLQQQGHFYGMCQQAGLL
- the LOC144064014 gene encoding multidrug resistance-associated protein 1-like isoform X6 → MTHACYLSRRRDKGRALKSGAEAATDSSKIRCDDPTAMEDLCRLAGLDPLWDWNATWHTSKPELTRCFQLTVLVCLPCVFLWTCCPLYLLYLHLRPPRRPLPLSLLCCAKTLLSLSLASLSLLEIFYLLVKKKDDLRSHAVFLLGPLVRSLTLVLAVVVVHVERRKGSRSSVPLFLFWCLLLLCAVLPLKGAVEQILLQGFWSDGVRFVAFFITFSLQVIQVVLSGFSDRRPIGARRVENACPEEDASFLSNFFFFWFSGLVIRGFRRPLEAADLWPLRDQDTSERIMSELEAAWTPKRAPQRTSRSSASSEKSRLLSKPQRRRSHISLLLCALGRSFGPYFLTGTLCLLLHDAFMFAVPQVLSLLLGFMRDEDAAAWKGFLFAVLLFLLSCLQSLLNHQFMYRSFTLGMRLKSAVMALVYRKCLVMSSAARRQCTVGEMVNLISVDTQKMMDFVVYVNSLWAAPIEIALCFYFLSNVRQNAFLGKTPVIDELPLDRQLLGLSALAGIGAVVLIFPLNGLIAKLRSKLQEVQLDVMDARIKLMNEIVSGVKILKFYGWEDAFLRRVGVLRDGELAALKKSQVLYSVSLASFNSSSFLVAFAVFAVYVLMDERNVLDAQKIFVSVALINILKTPLSQLPFAISTTLQAFVSLRRLGNFLCQDELKSDHVEKLPFSDDGDAVVIQDGHFAWSHDGAPCLQGINLKVRSGALVAVVGHVGSGKSSLLSAILGETARRRGSVSVRGSVAYVPQQAWIQNATVEENILFGLERKESWYHRVLEACAMLPDLEVLPAGDATEIGEKGLNLSGGQKQRISLARAVHRKSDVYLLDDPLSAVDAQVGRHIFDRVIGPQGLLKNKTRVLVTHSLGLASRADLVLVMEDARVSEMGSYSQLLEREGAFAKLIHNFSATQPRESSAPKRVSRKSLSRLSFTDFSIDLSQEQLISCDMSGGASVQLAGLHEDSPSGSWGKVTRPDTARVGRVKLRVYADYFGTVGLTFITTIVFLCAFQQAASLAYSCWLSLWADERPVNGTQMDHALRLGVFGALGLTQGAAMFGATLAVALGGIVASRQLHADLLADVLRSPMSFFEATPSGNLLNRFSKEMDAIDCMIPEGLKMLLAYVFKLLEVCVIVVVATPISGLALLPLAALYVFIQVCVRVCAAAGVAAFSRCGFAELLRGGVVPAAPSGGGQPLAHLQPLQRDGAGRRRHPGLPTAGTFCAAGPSTHRQEPGSVFPPICGYQMARRQSGVSGQSSGSGRRHPVGAKSGPAQSGRRGFGAVPLAAEFNFVPFDELAMLAAILSPRDGDRALVPQVTAILSWMVRSWTDVENNIVSVERVKEYADTPKEASRLTGDAHLPPDWPATGSIRFEDYGLQYRKGLDWALKGISVDIRDKEKVGIVGRTGAGKSSLALALFRILEASGGRIRMDDVDIAHVGLADLRSRITIIPQDPVLFSGSLRMNLDPFDVCSDQELWRALELAHLSGFVRALPDRLQHQCCEGGENLSVGQRQLLCLARALLRKSKILLLDEATAAVDLEMDHLIQSTLRTHFKHCTVLTIAHRLNTVMDCDRILVMERGAIVEADAPARLLQQQGHFYGMCQQAGLL
- the LOC144064014 gene encoding multidrug resistance-associated protein 1-like isoform X8 translates to MTHACYLSRRRDKGRALKSGAEAATDSSKIRCDDPTAMEDLCRLAGLDPLWDWNATWHTSKPELTRCFQLTVLVCLPCVFLWTCCPLYLLYLHLRPPRRPLPLSLLCCAKTLLSLSLASLSLLEIFYLLVKKKDDLRSHAVFLLGPLVRSLTLVLAVVVVHVERRKGSRSSVPLFLFWCLLLLCAVLPLKGAVEQILLQGFWSDGVRFVAFFITFSLQVIQVVLSGFSDRRPIGARRVENACPEEDASFLSNFFFFWFSGLVIRGFRRPLEAADLWPLRDQDTSERIMSELEAAWTPKRAPQRTSRSSASSEKSRLLSKPQRRRSHISLLLCALGRSFGPYFLTGTLCLLLHDAFMFAVPQVLSLLLGFMRDEDAAAWKGFLFAVLLFLLSCLQSLLNHQFMYRSFTLGMRLKSAVMALVYRKCLVMSSAARRQCTVGEMVNLISVDTQKMMDFVVYVNSLWAAPIEIALCFYFLSNVRQNAFLGKTPVIDELPLDRQLLGLSALAGIGAVVLIFPLNGLIAKLRSKLQVRSASAGASFRARRRPPSANAFFQEVQLDVMDARIKLMNEIVSGVKILKFYGWEDAFLRRVGVLRDGELAALKKSQVLYSVSLASFNSSSFLVAFAVFAVYVLMDERNVLDAQKIFVSVALINILKTPLSQLPFAISTTLQAFVSLRRLGNFLCQDELKSDHVEKLPFSDDGDAVVIQDGHFAWSHDGAPCLQGINLKVRSGALVAVVGHVGSGKSSLLSAILGETARRRGSVSVRGSVAYVPQQAWIQNATVEENILFGLERKESWYHRVLEACAMLPDLEVLPAGDATEIGEKGLNLSGGQKQRISLARAVHRKSDVYLLDDPLSAVDAQVGRHIFDRVIGPQGLLKNKTRVLVTHSLGLASRADLVLVMEDARVSEMGSYSQLLEREGAFAKLIHNFSATQPRESSAPKRVSRKSLSRLSFTDFSIDLSQEQLISCDMSGGASVQLAGLHEDSPSGSWGKVTRPDTARVGRVKLRVYADYFGTVGLTFITTIVFLCAFQQAASLAYSCWLSLWADERPVNGTQMDHALRLGVFGALGLTQGAAMFGATLAVALGGIVASRQLHADLLADVLRSPMSFFEATPSGNLLNRFSKEMDAIDCMIPEGLKMLLAYVFKLLEVCVIVVVATPISGLALLPLAALYVFIQSFYVAASCQLRRLEAVSRSPIYSHFNETVQGVGVIRAFRQQERFVRQAHRRIDKNQEAYFPRFVATRWLAVNLEFLGNLLVLAAAILSVQSRDRLSPGVVGLALSHSLQVTAILSWMVRSWTDVENNIVSVERVKEYADTPKEASRLTGDAHLPPDWPATGSIRFEDYGLQYRKGLDWALKGISVDIRDKEKVGIVGRTGAGKSSLALALFRILEASGGRIRMDDVDIAHVGLADLRSRITIIPQDPVLFSGSLRMNLDPFDVCSDQELWRALELAHLSGFVRALPDRLQHQCCEGGENLSVGQRQLLCLARALLRKSKILLLDEATAAVDLEMDHLIQSTLRTHFKHCTVLTIAHRLNTVMDCDRILVMERGAIVEADAPARLLQQQGHFYGMCQQAGLL
- the LOC144064014 gene encoding multidrug resistance-associated protein 1-like isoform X4, with translation MTHACYLSRRRDKGRALKSGAEAATDSSKIRCDDPTAMEDLCRLAGLDPLWDWNATWHTSKPELTRCFQLTVLVCLPCVFLWTCCPLYLLYLHLRPPRRPLPLSLLCCAKTLLSLSLASLSLLEIFYLLVKKKDDLRSHAVFLLGPLVRSLTLVLAVVVVHVERRKGSRSSVPLFLFWCLLLLCAVLPLKGAVEQILLQGFWSDGVRFVAFFITFSLQVIQVVLSGFSDRRPIGARRVENACPEEDASFLSNFFFFWFSGLVIRGFRRPLEAADLWPLRDQDTSERIMSELEAAWTPKRAPQRTSRSSASSEKSRLLSKPQRRRSHISLLLCALGRSFGPYFLTGTLCLLLHDAFMFAVPQVLSLLLGFMRDEDAAAWKGFLFAVLLFLLSCLQSLLNHQFMYRSFTLGMRLKSAVMALVYRKCLVMSSAARRQCTVGEMVNLISVDTQKMMDFVVYVNSLWAAPIEIALCFYFLSNVRQNAFLGKTPVIDELPLDRQLLGLSALAGIGAVVLIFPLNGLIAKLRSKLQVRSASAGASFRARRRPPSANAFFQEVQLDVMDARIKLMNEIVSGVKILKFYGWEDAFLRRVGVLRDGELAALKKSQVLYSVSLASFNSSSFLVAFAVFAVYVLMDERNVLDAQKIFVSVALINILKTPLSQLPFAISTTLQAFVSLRRLGNFLCQDELKSDHVEKLPFSDDGDAVVIQDGHFAWSHDGAPCLQGINLKVRSGALVAVVGHVGSGKSSLLSAILGETARRRGSVSVRGSVAYVPQQAWIQNATVEENILFGLERKESWYHRVLEACAMLPDLEVLPAGDATEIGEKGLNLSGGQKQRISLARAVHRKSDVYLLDDPLSAVDAQVGRHIFDRVIGPQGLLKNKTRVLVTHSLGLASRADLVLVMEDARVSEMGSYSQLLEREGAFAKLIHNFSATQPRESSAPKRVSRKSLSRLSFTDFSIDLSQEQLISCDMSGGASVQLAGLHEDSPSGSWGKVTRPDTARVGRVKLRVYADYFGTVGLTFITTIVFLCAFQQAASLAYSCWLSLWADERPVNGTQMDHALRLGVFGALGLTQGAAMFGATLAVALGGIVASRQLHADLLADVLRSPMSFFEATPSGNLLNRFSKEMDAIDCMIPEGLKMLLAYVFKLLEVCVIVVVATPISGLALLPLAALYVFIQSFYVAASCQLRRLEAVSRSPIYSHFNETVQGVGVIRAFRQQERFVRQAHRRIDKNQEAYFPRFVATRLRTRSVLCSQMARRQSGVSGQSSGSGRRHPVGAKSGPAQSGRRGFGAVPLAAGDGHPELDGSILDRRGEQHRVGGAGQGVRRHAQRGLLAPSAPFAAFPDRLASLQASRLTGDAHLPPDWPATGSIRFEDYGLQYRKGLDWALKGISVDIRDKEKVGIVGRTGAGKSSLALALFRILEASGGRIRMDDVDIAHVGLADLRSRITIIPQDPVLFSGSLRMNLDPFDVCSDQELWRALELAHLSGFVRALPDRLQHQCCEGGENLSVGQRQLLCLARALLRKSKILLLDEATAAVDLEMDHLIQSTLRTHFKHCTVLTIAHRLNTVMDCDRILVMERGAIVEADAPARLLQQQGHFYGMCQQAGLL